A stretch of Aedes aegypti strain LVP_AGWG chromosome 2, AaegL5.0 Primary Assembly, whole genome shotgun sequence DNA encodes these proteins:
- the LOC5574847 gene encoding clavesin-2 — MASKESVGYSVEKCPKEYQPYSCNLTDRERSHAKDQLGEDDAIREQALQNMREWIATHPHIRKCRTDPTFLLRFLRARKYNLAEACETLERYLSMRQVFRIWFETLDPEDKYMKQLLATEGALPLGVDKHGRMIALVKVRNFDATKYTCHHLGRFTHMAMEAFYDDEQVQIGGGVAIIDCQDATMAHFTLFKLSDIRNFMECLKHALPVRVQEVHLIGLPRIGAAIGDLILNFASAEMKRRINFHANLSDALKLLDVQLLPVEYGGTQCAREVTERLRDRLAASREVLLLLDELEIDGAPYAGFWNQGKDEDVEFGMEID, encoded by the exons aTGGCCAGTAAGGAATCAGTCGGTTACAGTGTGGAAAAGTGTCCCAAGGAATATCAACCCTACAGTTGTAATCTAACAGATCGCGAACGAAGTCACGCCAAAGATCAGCTGGGAGAAGATGACGCAATCCGGGAACAGGCCTTACAAAATATGCGGGAATGGATCGCCACTCACCCGCACATTCGAAAGTGTCGAACAGATCCAACCTTTCTCTTACGGTTTTTGAGGGCGCGAAAGTACAATTTGGCGGAAGCATGCGAAACCCTGGAGCGATACCTCTCGATGCGACAAGTGTTCCGAATTTGGTTCGAGACTTTGGACCCCGAGGACAAGTACATGAAGCAGCTGCTGGCTACGGAAGGGGCTCTTCCGCTTGGAGTTGACAAGCACGGACGAATGATCGCTCTGGTCAAGGTTCGCAACTTCGATGCCACCAAGTACACCTGCCATCACTTGGGGCGATTTACGCATATGGCAATGGAGGCGTTCTATGACGATGAACAGGTTCAAATTGGCGGAGGTGTGGCGATCATCGACTGTCAGGACGCCACAATGGCCCATTTCACGTTGTTCAAGCTGTCCGACATTCGTAACTTCATGGAATGTTTGAAGCATGCACTTCCCGTACGTGTCCAGGAGGTGCACCTGATCGGTCTACCGCGCATTGGAGCAGCAATCGGTGATCTCATCCTCAATTTTGCCAGTGCCGAGATGAAACGTAGAATCAAT TTTCACGCAAACCTGTCGGACGCCCTCAAGCTGCTGGATGTGCAACTGTTGCCGGTGGAATACGGTGGCACGCAGTGTGCAAGGGAAGTTACCGAGCGTTTGAGGGATCGGTTGGCGGCCAGCAGGGAAGTTTTGTTGCTACTGGACGAGCTGGAGATCGATGGAGCGCCCTATGCTGGGTTCTGGAACCAGGGCAAAGACGAGGACGTGGAGTTTGGGATGGAAATTGACTGA